A single window of Hippocampus zosterae strain Florida chromosome 15, ASM2543408v3, whole genome shotgun sequence DNA harbors:
- the LOC127587643 gene encoding zinc finger protein ZFMSA12A-like gives MEGSLSLPSLRLLAPPLRVMSAIMWKVVHLRSTKHYGRVVEFITLVNEAIPDILTHRQWTLIMLGLKLKMLSCEPDVKCVKTVLESILLRSSEQAHPTNDPFESNLSTLVLRLVDDHEWREHFLKNEFPVHYGPDFDTALETLVSDFFNRLDGLLLIPDFKQTSLWVGNDASTLLEAYQQYACEAEDFPALLRRTIQRGKLAKINTNDTSSSEQQLLSSLTVPVSTKENNSSCQSVIDNSRECFRQSTTDAEEITWTYVIQQDLEICSQEETVLTTLNNNKDEVTVELVLDDQPSAATSVPDAPAPHPVTSGGRRRQRVAHKCTHCNKCYIYRYELLEHQRIHTGELPYKCTQCGKAFRRSSDLSCHRRSRCRKAAYICLKCGNSFQSIQEKFKHRCLHNTQKLECSQCRKSFKKTCQLEKHQLIHTRKRLFTCRQCGEKFSSMSELKFHRKTHPAGLSNQCTRCGKMLPSAASLAAHEERHEKQKTHACAVCAKSFRNKHELTRHKRMHTGERPYQCPYCEKRFYMSANLTVHIRTHTGEKPYLCPDCGKAFASAGELQIHGRIHTGERPYKCNVCDKGFTMAAKLTCHMRVHTGERPYVCADCGKGFSSSGQLKIHNMSHTGVRPYPCQLCPKGYKVLNHLKRHLKSHGIQEPSV, from the exons ATGG AAGGTTCCCTGTCTTTGCCTTCGCTGAGGCTCCTGGCCCCACCTTTGCGGGTAATGTCAGCCATCATGTGGAAGGTGGTTCACTTGCGGAGCACAAAGCATTATGGGAGAGTGGTGGAGTTTATCACCTTGGTGAATGAAGCCATCCCTGATATCTTGACTCACAGACAGTGGACACTGATTATGCTGGGATTGAAACTCAAG ATGTTAAGTTGCGAGCCGGAtgtcaaatgtgttaaaactgTCCTGGAGAGCATTCTTCTAAGAAGTTCAGAGCAG GCTCATCCAACAAACGATCCTTTTGAGAGCAACTTATCCACACTTGTTCTAAGACTTGTGGATGACCATGAATGGAGAGAACATTTCCTAAAG AATGAGTTCCCGGTGCATTATGGGCCAGACTTTGACACCGCACTGGAAACGTTGGTGTCTGACTTCTTCAACAGATTGGATGGGCTGCTGCTTATTCCGGATTTTAAACAG acctCACTGTGGGTTGGCAATGATGCGTCAACCCTGCTGGAAGCATACCAGCAATACGCTTGTGAAGCCGAAGACTTCCCAGCACTGCTCAGACGCACAATCCAAAGAGGAAAATTGGCCAAGATAAACACCAACG ACACGTCTTCCTCAGAACAACAGCTCCTCTCATCACTGACTGTCCCCGTCTCCACGAAGGAGAACAACTCATCCTGTCAGAGCGTGATCGATAACAGTCGGGAATGCTTTCGGCAGAGCACCACCGATGCCGAAGAAATCACTTGGACGTACGTCATCCAACAGGACCTTGAGATTTGCTCTCAGGAAGAAACCGTTCTCACCACTTTGAACAATAACAAAGACGAAGTAACAGTTGAGCTCGTTTTGGATGACCAACCTTCAGCCGCCACGTCAGTTCCCGAcgcaccggccccccatcccGTCACATCCGGCGGCCGTCGGCGGCAAAGGGTTGCACACAAATGCACTCACTGTAATAAGTGCTACATTTATCGTTACGAACTCCTGGAACATCAGCGCATCCACACTGGAGAGCTGCCTTACAAGTGTACTCAATGCGGGAAGGCCTTTAGGAGAAGCTCAGATCTGTCGTGTCATCGGCGGTCACGGTGCAGGAAAGCGGCCTACATTTGCCTCAAATGTGGCAACAGCTTCCAGTCCATACAGGAGAAATTTAAACACCGCTGTCTTCACAATACACAAAAGCTGGAGTGTTCTCAGTGCAGAAAAAGCTTCAAGAAGACGTGCCAGTTGGAAAAGCATCAGCTGATTCACACTCGGAAGCGGCTCTTCACATGCAGGCAGTGTGGGGAGAAGTTCTCCAGTATGAGCGAGCTGAAATTTCATCGGAAGACTCATCCGGCGGGGCTGTCCAATCAGTGCACGCGTTGTGGCAAAATGCTCCCTTCCGCGGCGTCTCTGGCAGCTCACGAGGAGCGCCACGAAAAACAGAAAACGCATGCTTGTGCGGTTTGTGCCAAATCCTTCAGGAACAAACACGAACTGACTCGCCACAAGCGCATGCACACAGGCGAGAGGCCATACCAATGCCCGTACTGCGAGAAACGTTTCTACATGTCGGCGAACCTCACTGTCCACATACGCACCCATACCGGGGAAAAACCATACCTGTGCCCCGACTGCGGCAAAGCTTTCGCGTCGGCCGGCGAGCTGCAGATACACGGACGCATCCACACAGGGGAAAGGCCTTACAAATGCAACGTGTGTGATAAAGGATTCACTATGGCCGCCAAACTAACATGCCACATGCGCGTTCACACCGGGGAACGCCCTTACGTCTGCGCCGACTGCGGAAAAGGCTTTTCGAGTAGTGGCCAGTTGAAAATTCATAACATGAGCCACACGGGAGTCCGACCCTACCCCTGTCAGTTGTGCCCGAAAGGCTACAAGGTCCTCAATCACCTGAAGAGGCATTTGAAATCTCACGGCATCCAAGAACCGTCAGTCTGA